The genome window GACTGCCTGCCTGTCCTGCTTGGACCTGGTTACTTCCTTCTCTCGCTGGTGAGGTAGCGTGTCCACTTGCCAGAGCCGTTGGACATGCTTGAAGAGCTCTTCCGGTGGTGGGGTGGCAGAGATGAAGAGACACTCTGTGGAGTATGATGGCCGCCCCATGAGCTGGATAGGGCCTTGAAGAGTCCATCCCAGGCGAGTGTGGACGGCTGCCGGGCTACCAGGCGGGCCAAGTCGTACAGGTTCGACAGGGGTTATTAGGTGAGGCTGGTCAGAGCCGATCAGGAGGCATGGCTTAGCTCCCTGGAAGGCAGGTAGGGGGATGCCACGCAGGTGTCTGAACTTGCTCTGAAGGTGCTCAATAGGGTAGGAGTATTGAGCTAAGGTGAGACGGCTTGCTGTGAAGGCACCATCTATCTTGTAGCTGACCTGAGGTGTGGCAGCAGGAGAGACACGGAACAAAACCGTATGCCCGTGGAGTACCTGGATGTCCTGACGGACTGTGCGTAGTGGTAGGACTTCAGGAGTTCCCCGTATGGCGAGGGACTTTGCTGCGGAGGGCAACAGCATTGTCCTCTCAGACCCGTCATCGAGGATCGCAAAGGTGTCGAAGGTCCTTCCACCGCAGTGCACGAGCACAGGCACAACCTTCAGCAGGGCGTGGTTGCTTGCTCCAGGTCTGTCGAGGTAGAGCGTGTCAGAGGCAGGACTGTTTCCGGCTATCTTCCAGCTATCTTCTTTAGCTGACACGTTTCTCTGAGCCTTGTCCGTCCTCACGTTTATCTCGTGGAGGGCGAGGAGATACTTCCCTTGACAGAGGTTGCAGGGTTTCGTGAGCGTACACTGTGCTGCCTGGTGTGCTCGTGCGCAGCACCAGCAGCGCTTGTTGACTTGGATCCACTCTCTTAGCTGATCCTTGGAGAGCTTGGCAACGTCAGTGTACTGACTGAGGTAGTGCTCAGTGCTCTCACAGTAGGCTTtgttctttgctttcttcttcaGAGGTGACTGGGAGGCGGACTGTGGAACCTCACCAGCACCATGCAGGACTGACACTATTTTCTTTGCCTGACGGCCGTCACTCTTTGTGTTCTGCTTCTCCTTAATGCATTTCTCAGGGGCCAGCTCGTCGGTGCCTTGACACCATGATTCGTGGCGGAGCCACTCTGACAGGTTGTACAACGTGTGTACGGCTCTGGAGTGCTTTAACTGATATCGGCGAAAGTTAGCTCGTAGTTCAGGAGGGAGCTTGCTCAGAAGGTTGGCTACATGTGAGCCGCAGTGGAGTTCAATCTCCCCTTCGGGTCCTACTGTCTGCAATAGGCCCACGAGTGACTGGATCTGGAGTGAGAACGCCTCGAAGGCGGCTATGTCACCACACTTGACTTCAGGGGACCCCAGCACACTCCTTATTCTTCTCAGGGCAAGCTGATGAGGTTGGCCGAATTTATCGTGTAAAGCAGCCATTGTGTCAGAGTAAGGCGTTGGTGAATTTAGGTAGGCATCAGCAATGAGCTTAGCTTCATCTAGCTTCAGGTGGTCTACAAGTATTTGATACTTAAAGAGCTCTGTAGCATTAGATGGGAGCAGGTTCCCCAGGGCTATACGTAGCCGAGCAAAGTCACTAGGGTCTGGGCGAGCAAACTTGGGGATAGTGGGCTTTGGACCCCTATAATGTTCTTCAGGCACTGAGGAGTGCAGAGGTAGGTGAGGTGTAGGCGCAGCAGGCCCTACTCTGTGGGCTGATGCTGGAGGGTAGGCTGAGCTGGGCACTGCAAGCCATGGCCTGGCATAGGCTGGAGCAGGATGAGCGAGTGGCTGTGAGAAGGACACAGGAGGTTGAGGTTGGGGTACTGTGCATGAGTATAGTAGGCTGGTACCCCTCTACGAGGTGCAGACATGAGAGGTGGGGGGTGAGACTGCATTGGAGGTGCAGGCGTGTACGCAGGTTCTAATGAGGCATAGGAGGGTTGGCCGTAAAAAGCTCGCGaaaacacgcgagaaacacacgaagaagacgtgcatttcctccataacgcggaagcgatgcaggccttagttttgcacaaattgaagcagaaatacactaaatgttgaaaaaaattcacgtgtgatgaagtcttgggtctgttattcacctattctgattctgaaggagaatatctgatctccatgatcgatcgtctattgacttatagtcacggagcgtctgtgaatggaggtgcgtctttttcgacagtgttcactaagcataccatgcttatttcgaccctctgcccaacatagctggaggtgccagtgacaatagtgatgatagtgtccgtaatggacgtggtatagacagcaggggttgtaaaaatagggctctgaagaacttcaaagtcacccgcgatatggaactgatttgaccaggctactttattgtatagtagcatagggtttgtgattatagtaatagtttactattgttggtttacatgtgactgtgTTCCTGTTCATTAGTTATGTCaaatcacaaaaaaagaaagtaaaactgctcaaatatgttgcCACGgtgttgccatccagtgacgtcataatatgcaaattagatgagtaaatttacccccttcataaacttctggtcatactcaatgattttcacatttacagtaggactttatctctgacctcttgcaagccatggccttttgaaattttgatgtaaaaatccaatttatattttttaaaccctGGCGGCTAAAGGGTTAAGGTAGGATGTCATTGCTGGTCAGATCTCTCCCCTGGGGGCAGCTGAGGGCTAGCTGAGGAATCTCAGTGTGAGCAGCATCCCTCTGGCGGCTACCGGGACAAGTCTGTGAGGTTAGGGGACTTGAATGACATGAATACATCCCTGCTGCGGGAGGTGATGAGCCTATATAGTCCACTTCATAGTCATCGAGCCAGGGAGGTCGGCGTACTTGTCGTTTGGGACGTACGTCAGACATTGTCTCTTCACCAAACTCCATCTTGAATGCTCCATCCGGCTCGAAGGACCAATATTGGGGAGGCTACAGGGATGGCTGGTTCGTTTAGGTGTTAGGAGTTATCCAAGATGGGGCATCGGTTAGAATGCCAGGTAGAGGAATGATGAGACGATCGGGTGTGATTATTGACTTTTATTCTTAAAGGTTCTCAAATAGCTCAGGTCTAAATTCACATatattcacaaatacacacatccagacacagtCTGAAAAGGAAAGGGAAAcaagaaaaaatagaaataaggcactataaaatacaaataaGGATCTGCAGTTACTTTAACAGATAAGTGCCTGAGTCACACCACCAATACAACATAAAACACTGGCGATTTTTCATAGGAAAGACAGCTCAGTCATGGAGCAGACATTATACAGTTTCTGGAGCCTCCTAGTGGCCAAAGAGGTAGCGCAGTTAGAACGAGTACACGTGACATTTATCTCACGAGGACGAAGGAAAACTTTACCCAAAGTATTCTCAAACAACGAGGCAAATAGTGCTACAACGCTAATAACAGGCAACTCAGACACGTGTAGCCATTATACTCAACACATTTTAGGCACATtaggaaatgtaggctacacaatacaTTCAGAGAATATCCTGACTAACTTAGCATACATACGAATTTACAACAAGCAAACAGAAATggaaataaacacaaattcaaCAGCATGACTTACGTTTCATCATTGACTGTGAGAGAGTGTACCATGAAGACTTGGAAACAAAAGGCAACTTCACTTAAAAGGTAATTATAAACTTTAACTCGGAGCCTGCCAAGCGTGGACAGCTCCGTTTCTAGAACAGGTAGGTGAATTAGGAAACACAATGACGAGATCAGGATATTTCACCGGAAGTATAACTAACATATACAATAAAAGTCCCGGCCTTTTATAcaagcatgctgcacatatttgtttaaaacttttGCAAGCTACGGCTATAACTGAAAAGCAGTTTCTGTGGACAGAGAGAACAgtgaaggaagagagaaggtgGTACAATTAAAAGGGTCTTCTCCACTGCCAACAGATCAATACTTACCATCCCAAGGCAATGGGAAGGCCCATCTCCCAGTCTCAGTCACTGCATctgcacaacaaaaaaaaatctgttttaaAAGTTATCATCCAATGAATTCTAAATTACATGATTTCTTGTTCAAAACCATGCGTGCACTGTGTAATGTGAACAGGCAGCCTGGGTGATAGGATCATCACCTGAATAGCAAAACAATCCTAATTGAGCGTAATATGAATGCAGCCGGCAACTCACCATGCCGTAATCTGTCACGTCTGGACCTGGGACTGGGGGCATCACCACGGGATCGGTCATCTTGCCGGGGCCTGGCTGAAGGACTGGGGGCATCACCACGGGATCGGTCATCTTGTCTGAACCTGTGCCGTGACCCGTCATGTCTGGACCTGACTGTACAAGATACAAGATTGATTTATTAGTCACATATGGTTATACAAAGAAATATGGCAGTGATATGAAGACTGTGTGCCTCGCACCATCACTGTGCCGTGACCCATCATGTCTGGACCTGAAGGTGTGCCTCGAACAATCACTGTGCCAGGATCTGATGCTGGATCCACCGCTGGACCTACTACTGCTAGACCTAGTAACATCAGGGATGTGATTGGTAAAGGTCAAAAAAGCAGGAAAATATGTGTAGCACGGAGTGAGCCCCGCCCCTTCCCCCAGGGTATATGGTATAttaccccgtcccaactttttttgaaacatgttgctggtatcaaattcaaaattagcatatattttccacaaaatagtcaaatttgtcattttcaacatttgatatgttgtctgtgtcctatttgcaactaaatatgagtttaagagatttgcagattattacattatgtttttatttacgttttacacaatgtcccaactttttctgttttggggttgtataaaactATACACTATAGCCTATAAACTATACAAACTACTGGTGGTCCAACCACTAAAAGTCAGCCACTACTGACGCTGTGCCCTGTCCTGCTTCTTTACCTGGAGCGATAGCCATCCCTCGCATGTAGGCCTGTCGCGATATTCAATAAATCAATTAATCGCATGATAATTAAAATTAGCTCGATAATTTTTCTGGCCGCGATAAATGccatttgcatttttttttttccctcgtctctctccctctctctcgggtCTTTAGAGTAACGATGAGTGAACCCTCATGTCAGTCACTTGTCAGTCGCATGGTGTGTGGGGAGGCGGGACTACTGGCGTAGCCTACCACAGAGTGCAGCTAAAGGGCCGCATGAGAAGTATACCGGTAGGCACTAGGCAGAGAGAAAGCTAGTTGCGAGTTCGAGTAGGATACGCctaataaagacaaaaaagatGGAATTGGTTTCTAAGCCAAACGCGACAGTTGCAGTGTGGGAGCATTTCGGATTTAAACCGAATGCCcgtggtgaaccactgaacgtGCACGAGTCGGTGTGTCGCATTTGTTGGAAAACAGTCGCAATTAAAAGCGGCAACACAACAAACATGCATATGCATCTAAAACACAATCATCCGCTGCAGTTTTCCctgttgggggaaaaaaaacaacaagtgGGCCGTCTTCCTCTTCCCGACAGAGCACAGTCACTAGGGCATTTAGTCGACAAACGAAATACAAACAGGACAGTGTGAAATGGATTACACTCACAGACAGTATAGTTCGCTTCATTGCTAAAGAGATGCTTAAAGAAAATTCTCTCAGAACGACAATATTATCGCTTATCGCAATAATTTCTGAGACAATTTATCGTCCAGCAAAATTTGTTATCGTGACAGGCCTACTCGCATGACCTCTTGCTGCATGTCGAGATCCTGAAAAACACAGAATATTCATACATTTCAGAAGGCCTGACAAAATACAAAAGTAACTGTTTAAATTGTGTCAGGGCTGTACAGTGCGACATATATGTCGCACATGCTACAAAAAACAATTGTttgtgcgatggatgatttaccaacGTAGCACTGGTGCGATACAGTTTTGCTTATGGCAAtacaatgcatgcgtgtgagactgacagggaggctacaccaaATACCAACACCTTGTCCTAAATGGACTTAAACTTTGTACATTGTGAGGggaaaagtaaatactcactagGAGTGGACATCTCCCAGGGACTGTCCGCACTCTCCACTTGGCCACTCTCCACTCCATCTTCATGGGCTAAAACACATGAATGAGCCTGTGACTCATGTTGTACACGACACATTTCATGCTTCTCAAGTTGGCATCAGTACTCACAAGTATTGAGCAACATGTTTGTGTCCTCAATGGGCTGCAGCTTCCTTGGTGCAGTAGGGAAAGTGGGTAGTTTGACGGCTATACAGAGGTAATAATGTAAAACTAAGCATATCAATCTCCAAAAATATATAATCTTAAAGAATTTAATTCATTTTGAAACTGGAAGAGAAAACAATTACCCATGACACTCTCCTCATTCGAATCCGTTAATCCTgcaattttttttaataaacattaatgtgtttatttgtatcAACCAATTTCATATTACAAATGTATAAAGTATTTCAGATTGAGAAACATACCACTTCTAACAAAATCCTCCGGGATTCCTTTTTTAGTGCGCTTCCTCGTTAATTTAATCACCTCATTGTCGTCCTCCTCTGCCTGGCTGGTCAAGTTGTAGGTGTCACATTCACGACGCTTATCTAAAAGTTAGACGATTCATcttacaacaaacaaacaaattacacTTGCCTGAAGTAATTTTTATCTTTATTAATGAAAATGTCATCCAATCATCCTGGGGTTTAATTTTGTCCTTTTTCAGTATTTGTTGCGCTCATTTTACGTGGCCATCTGACGGTCTTCTTTTCTCTGTTGATCCAAATGTCAGAAACTACACCCTCCTCCTCTTGGGTACCCTCCCTCCAAACAGCCCACGTGTACATGACCTGGAAAGAAAAGCACATGCATGTTACTTTAAGTTTTTAACATTTTAGTCCAAAGTTCAAAAATGTTGAGAGGGTTTGGACATGCACGAAAGAGCGATGAGGGTTACATTGGGAGTAGGATATTGTggcaggaggacagagagaagccCAGGGAGGTGAGAAAGGACATGCAGGAGTCACCGGGGAAGATACAGAAAACAAACGGATGGAAACAGGTGATTAGCTGTGATGATTCCTGATGGAATTTAGCAAAAAGAATAAGAAAATTCAACCTTAATATGTGTGTTCCTGACCATGGCGAAGGGGTATGAGGACAAAACCACCAGCTTCTTGTGGGAGGCAGGCCACCTTCCGGAACAGATCCCTTTCTTGCAGTAGTGCGTTTTTCATCCTGACATGACCATTTCCTATGCACACTATGTTCAGAAGTCCAGAGCTACACGGTTGGTGAAATAATAGTGAAGTGTGATGCTGGCGCAGAATTTCACAAGCAAAAGTCCCGTCTGCATTTTTCTGTCGAACAAAAGCAAAGCTGTTGTCcctcaaaagaaaacaaatgtccTTATTTTTAACAGAGGCAAACACTTTAGGGTGTCTCTGGCTATTGTCCACTTCTAAATGCTCGATTTCAGCCAAACGTCTGGTTACTTGTTCTAAGGGACTTCTCCCGCTCCTCACATGTTTCTTGACTTGTTGTAGGTAgttctcaaatggaaaacaaGAAATGTCATTCAAGGAACAGTTGAAGTGGCTGGCATCCTCTTGGAGATGAATTAGTCCATGTACATTGTATACAGGAAAGGTCTTGCCAAACAGGTCAGCACAGCACATGACAAAATGTTTGATTAGCTCTTGAGCATATTGGAGATAGGCATTTCGAATCCGCTCATCTGACTCCAGCATTATCGACATGGATACGGTCAAGgacaagaaatgtttgtatttttCAGGGGACAACACATTTTTCAATACCACAGGACCTGTGTACAGCAA of Alosa sapidissima isolate fAloSap1 chromosome 1, fAloSap1.pri, whole genome shotgun sequence contains these proteins:
- the LOC121724676 gene encoding uncharacterized protein LOC121724676 isoform X2, with protein sequence MRRVSWPSNYPLSLLHQGSCSPLRTQTCCSILPMKMEWRVAKWRVRTVPGRCPLLDLDMQQEVMRGMAIAPVRSRHDGSRHRFRQDDRSRGDAPSPSARPRQDDRSRGDAPSPRSRRDRLRHDAVTETGRWAFPLPWDGLEPEAGERSSFSCQLLLGGLPLTLSQLTQEYTEP
- the LOC121724676 gene encoding uncharacterized protein LOC121724676 isoform X3 — translated: MVRNTHIKVMYTWAVWREGTQEEEGVVSDIWINREKKTVRWPHKRRECDTYNLTSQAEEDDNEVIKLTRKRTKKGIPEDFVRSGLTDSNEESVMAVKLPTFPTAPRKLQPIEDTNMLLNTSHEDGVESGQVESADSPWEMSTPRSRHAARGHARDGYRSSQVQT
- the LOC121724676 gene encoding uncharacterized protein LOC121724676 isoform X1, which encodes MDIVCLGVVRRLLIYLTRGPKVCRLSVRQKDDISQKLIALRGKMPSEFARQPRGLREIDRWKATELRQFLLYTGPVVLKNVLSPEKYKHFLSLTVSMSIMLESDERIRNAYLQYAQELIKHFVMCCADLFGKTFPVYNVHGLIHLQEDASHFNCSLNDISCFPFENYLQQVKKHVRSGRSPLEQVTRRLAEIEHLEVDNSQRHPKVFASVKNKDICFLLRDNSFAFVRQKNADGTFACEILRQHHTSLLFHQPCSSGLLNIVCIGNGHVRMKNALLQERDLFRKVACLPQEAGGFVLIPLRHGQEHTY